One genomic segment of Kogia breviceps isolate mKogBre1 chromosome 11, mKogBre1 haplotype 1, whole genome shotgun sequence includes these proteins:
- the IL1B gene encoding interleukin-1 beta isoform X1 — protein sequence MHSKIASLHACQVSEAAMAMVPEPTNEVMAYYSDENDLLFEADGPKQMKCCVQHLDLSSVGDGSIQLQISHQFHDKSFRQVVSVIVAMEKLKRFPCSQAFQDDDLRDIFPLIFEEEPVIFETYTDDLLCDAGVQSLTCKLQDKEQKSLVLASPCVLKALHLLARDVNREVVFCMSFVQGDESDDKIPVALGLKEKNLYLSCVMKGDRPTLQLEEVDPKTYPKWKMEKRFVFNKTEIKNRVEFESALYPNWYISTSQAEEKPVFLGRSKGGHDITDFTMEIISP from the exons ATGCATTCAAAGATCGCTTCTTTGCATGCCTGTCAG GTTTCTGAAGCAGCCATGGCAATGGTACCTGAACCCACCAACGAAGTGATGGCTTACTACAG TGACGAGAATGACCTGTTATTTGAGGCTGACGGCCCCAAACAGATGAAG TGCTGCGTCCAACACCTGGACCTCAGCTCCGTGGGAGACGGGAGCATCCAACTGCAAATCTCCCATCAGTTCCACGACAAGAGCTTCAGGCAGGTGGTGTCGGTGATCGTGGCCATGGAGAAGCTGAAGAGGTTTCCCTGCTCACAGGCCTTCCAGGATGATGACCTGAGGGACATCTTTCCACTCATCTTTGAAGAAG AGCCTGTCATCTTTGAAACGTACACTGACGATCTTCTGTGCGACGCGGGCGTGCAGTCGCTGACCTGCAAACTCCAGgacaaagaacaaaaatcccTGGTGCTGGCTAGCCCATGTGTGCTGAAGGCTCTCCACCTCCTCGCACGGGATGTGAACCGAGAAG tgGTTTTCTGCATGAGCTTCGTGCAAGGAGATGAAAGTGACGACAAGATACCCGTGGCCTTAGGCCtcaaggaaaagaatctgtacCTGTCTTGTGTGATGAAAGGCGATAGGCCCACCCTGCAGCTGGAG GAGGTGGACCCCAAAACTTACCCAAAGTGGAAGATGGAAAAGCGGTTTGTCTTCAACAAGACAGAAATCAAGAATAGAGTTGAATTTGAGTCTGCCCTGTACCCCAACTGGTACATCAGCACCTCTCAAGCAGAAGAAAAGCCCGTCTTCCTGGGACGTTCCAAAGGCGGCCATGATATAACTGACTTCACCATGGAAATCATCTCTCCCTAA
- the IL1B gene encoding interleukin-1 beta isoform X2 encodes MAMVPEPTNEVMAYYSDENDLLFEADGPKQMKCCVQHLDLSSVGDGSIQLQISHQFHDKSFRQVVSVIVAMEKLKRFPCSQAFQDDDLRDIFPLIFEEEPVIFETYTDDLLCDAGVQSLTCKLQDKEQKSLVLASPCVLKALHLLARDVNREVVFCMSFVQGDESDDKIPVALGLKEKNLYLSCVMKGDRPTLQLEEVDPKTYPKWKMEKRFVFNKTEIKNRVEFESALYPNWYISTSQAEEKPVFLGRSKGGHDITDFTMEIISP; translated from the exons ATGGCAATGGTACCTGAACCCACCAACGAAGTGATGGCTTACTACAG TGACGAGAATGACCTGTTATTTGAGGCTGACGGCCCCAAACAGATGAAG TGCTGCGTCCAACACCTGGACCTCAGCTCCGTGGGAGACGGGAGCATCCAACTGCAAATCTCCCATCAGTTCCACGACAAGAGCTTCAGGCAGGTGGTGTCGGTGATCGTGGCCATGGAGAAGCTGAAGAGGTTTCCCTGCTCACAGGCCTTCCAGGATGATGACCTGAGGGACATCTTTCCACTCATCTTTGAAGAAG AGCCTGTCATCTTTGAAACGTACACTGACGATCTTCTGTGCGACGCGGGCGTGCAGTCGCTGACCTGCAAACTCCAGgacaaagaacaaaaatcccTGGTGCTGGCTAGCCCATGTGTGCTGAAGGCTCTCCACCTCCTCGCACGGGATGTGAACCGAGAAG tgGTTTTCTGCATGAGCTTCGTGCAAGGAGATGAAAGTGACGACAAGATACCCGTGGCCTTAGGCCtcaaggaaaagaatctgtacCTGTCTTGTGTGATGAAAGGCGATAGGCCCACCCTGCAGCTGGAG GAGGTGGACCCCAAAACTTACCCAAAGTGGAAGATGGAAAAGCGGTTTGTCTTCAACAAGACAGAAATCAAGAATAGAGTTGAATTTGAGTCTGCCCTGTACCCCAACTGGTACATCAGCACCTCTCAAGCAGAAGAAAAGCCCGTCTTCCTGGGACGTTCCAAAGGCGGCCATGATATAACTGACTTCACCATGGAAATCATCTCTCCCTAA